CTCTACCACCTCTCCCCGCGGCTCTGACATGACGGCGGCGCGCCGGATCGCCCGGATCCTCGGCCGCGGCGTGCGCCTGCGCTGCCCGCGCTGCGGCGTCGGCCCCCTCTTCCGCGGGCCCTTCCGGATGCACGAGGAGTGCCTGGTCTGCGCACTCCCCTTCGAGCGGGAGCAGGGCTACTTCGTCGGGGCGATCTACGTCAACTACGCGGCGACCGCCGTCCTCGTTGTCGCGGCGTTCGTCCTCCTGCAGCGCTTCCCCGGGATCCCCGTCCTCGCGCAACTCGTCCTGGGAGGGCTCGTCGCCGTGCTGGTCCCGCTTGGCTTCTTCCGGCACTCCCGGAGCCTCTGGATGAGCCTGGACCACATCGTCAACCCGGCGGAGGAGCCCCCGCGGGTCGGCCCCACCCCATGAGTCGGGGGGGGACGGCGAACGGGTCGGCCGCCGTGGAGGTCGAGGGGCTGCGCCACTTCTACGGGTCCCGCGAGGCGCTTGCAGGGGTGAGCTTCCGCGTCTCCCGCGGGGAGATCTACGGGTTCCTCGGGCCGAACGGCGGGGGCAAGACCACCCTCTTCAAGGTGCTCTCCACCCTCATGCCGGCGGGCGGGGGGACCGTCCGGGTTCTTGGCCGGGACCTGCGGGGTGACCTGCGTCCCGTCCGGCGGTGCCTCGGGATCGCCTTCCAGCGGGCCAGCCTGGACCCGAAGCTGACCGTGGCCGAGAACCTCCGCCATCACGGGCACCTGTACGGCCTCATGGGGGCGACCCTCCGGGGCCAGGCGCAGGCCGTCCTGGCCCGGTTGGGGCTGGCCGACCGGGCGGCGGACCTGGTGGAGACGCTCTCCGGGGGACTGCAGCGGCGGGTCGAGCTGGCCAAGAGCTTGCTCCACCGGCCGGAGCTGCTGCTCCTCGACGAGCCGACCACCGGCCTCGATCCGGGCGCCCGCCGGGACTTCATGACCTACCTGCACGAGCTCCGCGCGCAGGACGGGGTCACGGTCCTGCTCACCACGCACTTCTTCGAGGAGGCGGAGCGGTGCGACCGGATCGGGATCCTGCACCGGGGCCGGCTGGTGGCGACGGGCGCGCCGGAAGAGCTCAGGGGGCGGATCGGTGGGGACGTGGTGGAGATCCGCGCGAAGGATCCCGAGGGACTGCGGAAGAAAATCCGGGACCGGTTCGGGGGGGAGCCGGTGCTCGTGGACGGG
This genomic window from Candidatus Methylomirabilis sp. contains:
- a CDS encoding DUF983 domain-containing protein, with amino-acid sequence MTAARRIARILGRGVRLRCPRCGVGPLFRGPFRMHEECLVCALPFEREQGYFVGAIYVNYAATAVLVVAAFVLLQRFPGIPVLAQLVLGGLVAVLVPLGFFRHSRSLWMSLDHIVNPAEEPPRVGPTP
- a CDS encoding ATP-binding cassette domain-containing protein — its product is MSRGGTANGSAAVEVEGLRHFYGSREALAGVSFRVSRGEIYGFLGPNGGGKTTLFKVLSTLMPAGGGTVRVLGRDLRGDLRPVRRCLGIAFQRASLDPKLTVAENLRHHGHLYGLMGATLRGQAQAVLARLGLADRAADLVETLSGGLQRRVELAKSLLHRPELLLLDEPTTGLDPGARRDFMTYLHELRAQDGVTVLLTTHFFEEAERCDRIGILHRGRLVATGAPEELRGRIGGDVVEIRAKDPEGLRKKIRDRFGGEPVLVDGTLRLERPRGHELARELVEAFPGEVQGVTFGQPTLEDVFIHLTGHRFWGEGAAGGTAA